One genomic segment of Blattabacterium sp. (Blaberus giganteus) includes these proteins:
- a CDS encoding urease subunit gamma: protein MHLTSYEKEKILLHMAGELAKKRLKRGLKLNYPESLALITHYVMEGARDGKTVKDLMFEAGNILNDEQVMDGVYELLNNVQVEATFPDGTKLVTVHHPIKKNIKKNSNLVPGQYDLMKEDIVLLPGRSRIERIVSNTGTRPIQVGSHFHFYETNTALIFDRKGTKGYRLDIPSGRSVRFEPGETKEVMLVEIGGSKKIYGFSGKENTTI from the coding sequence ATGCATTTAACTTCTTATGAAAAGGAAAAAATTCTTCTACACATGGCTGGAGAATTGGCAAAAAAACGTTTAAAAAGAGGATTAAAATTGAATTATCCTGAATCTTTAGCTTTAATCACTCATTATGTAATGGAAGGTGCTCGTGATGGAAAAACAGTAAAAGATCTTATGTTTGAAGCAGGAAATATTCTGAACGATGAACAAGTTATGGATGGAGTATATGAATTACTGAATAATGTTCAAGTAGAAGCAACTTTTCCTGATGGGACAAAATTGGTCACTGTACATCATCCTATAAAAAAAAATATAAAAAAAAATTCTAATCTCGTTCCAGGACAATATGATCTTATGAAAGAAGATATTGTATTACTTCCTGGACGATCCCGTATCGAAAGAATAGTATCCAATACTGGAACTCGTCCCATTCAAGTAGGATCTCATTTTCATTTTTATGAAACAAATACGGCTCTTATTTTTGATAGAAAAGGGACTAAAGGGTATAGATTAGATATACCTTCTGGTAGATCTGTTCGTTTTGAACCAGGTGAAACAAAAGAAGTTATGTTAGTCGAAATTGGAGGAAGTAAAAAAATTTATGGATTTTCAGGAAAAGAAAATACAACTATATGA
- the thrA gene encoding bifunctional aspartate kinase/homoserine dehydrogenase I — MQVLKFGGSSVAHSDAIKRICFLLEKKPKGRYAIVVSALGNITDQLIQCGQLASERKNIYKNILEKIEIRHLNIIRELFPITYQSHLISWIKKNINDLESLCDGIFQVEELSKRSLDKIMSFGELSSSFLVSEKLKQSGLDAICKDSRDLIITDSQFGCAQVDFITSNHHIIQFFREKTSEYVVLPGFIGSTLENETTTLGRGGSDYTASILAAAISASLLEIWTDVSGMMTANPKVVNQAFPIKEISYEEAMELSHFGAKVIYPPTIQPAMKKHIPIQIKNTFSPLDTGTLIYINKNTNISQPVTGISGIQNMALLTLEGSGMVGIPGYSKRLFEALSREKINVIFITQSSSEHSITTGIHETDVIKAKAVIDSEFAQEIHQRHIDPLRIEKDLCIIAVVGENMKNLHGTSGKMFSSLGRNSINVRAIAQGSTEKNISAVIRKTDFKKALNTLHEAFFESPPKQINLFICGVGKVGSKLLEQIDQQQNYLLEELKLQVRIIGLANSKKMYFNDHGINLSNWEKYLNQKGIKMNIYSFMEEVWRFNLRNSLFVDNTASEKMAMTYDKFLKNGIGVITCNKIACSSDYDHYKKLKTLSRHFKAPFLFETNVGASLPVISTLNDLINSGDKINKIEAVLSGSLNFIFNHFIEKKSFLEVVKEAQLKGYTEPDPRIDLSGLDVMRKILILARECGSPLELNDIHKKSFLPETCSNSTSIDNFYQELHKYRDYFLKIRSEAEKDKKRLRFIARYENGIAYVGLESVKEIHPFFQLEGKDNMVLYNTYRYAEQPLIIKGAGAGAEVTASGVFSDIIKATK; from the coding sequence ATGCAAGTTTTAAAATTTGGGGGAAGTTCCGTAGCTCATTCTGATGCTATAAAACGTATTTGTTTTTTATTAGAAAAAAAACCAAAAGGAAGATATGCTATTGTTGTATCTGCATTAGGAAATATCACGGATCAGTTAATACAATGTGGGCAATTAGCTTCTGAAAGAAAAAATATTTATAAAAATATATTAGAAAAAATAGAAATTCGACATCTTAACATAATAAGAGAATTGTTTCCTATCACTTATCAAAGCCATTTAATAAGCTGGATAAAAAAAAATATAAATGATTTAGAAAGTTTATGTGATGGAATTTTTCAAGTTGAAGAACTTTCAAAACGTTCTCTAGATAAAATTATGAGCTTTGGAGAATTAAGTTCTTCTTTTCTTGTTTCAGAAAAATTAAAACAGTCCGGGTTAGATGCCATTTGTAAAGACAGTAGAGATTTAATTATTACCGATTCTCAATTTGGATGCGCACAAGTAGATTTTATAACAAGTAACCATCATATTATTCAATTTTTTCGTGAAAAGACATCAGAATATGTTGTTTTACCAGGATTTATAGGTTCTACGTTAGAAAACGAAACCACTACTCTTGGAAGAGGAGGATCTGATTATACTGCTTCTATTTTAGCCGCGGCTATATCTGCAAGTTTACTTGAAATATGGACAGATGTAAGTGGAATGATGACTGCAAATCCAAAAGTTGTGAATCAAGCTTTCCCTATAAAAGAAATATCTTATGAGGAAGCAATGGAATTATCCCATTTTGGAGCAAAAGTCATTTACCCTCCAACGATTCAACCTGCTATGAAAAAACATATTCCTATACAAATTAAAAATACGTTTTCTCCTTTAGATACAGGAACTTTGATTTACATTAACAAAAATACAAATATTAGTCAACCTGTAACCGGTATATCTGGAATTCAAAATATGGCATTGTTAACATTGGAAGGAAGTGGAATGGTAGGAATTCCTGGATATTCCAAACGTTTATTCGAAGCGTTATCACGTGAAAAAATCAATGTAATATTTATAACTCAAAGTTCTTCAGAACATTCAATCACTACAGGAATTCATGAAACAGATGTTATAAAAGCAAAAGCTGTAATAGATAGTGAATTTGCTCAGGAAATACATCAAAGACATATAGATCCATTAAGAATAGAGAAAGATCTTTGCATTATTGCTGTGGTGGGAGAGAATATGAAGAATCTTCATGGAACCAGTGGTAAAATGTTTTCTTCTTTAGGAAGAAACAGCATTAATGTTAGAGCAATAGCACAAGGTTCTACTGAAAAAAATATATCGGCTGTTATTAGAAAAACCGATTTTAAAAAGGCATTAAACACTTTACATGAAGCTTTTTTTGAAAGCCCACCAAAACAAATTAATCTTTTTATTTGTGGTGTAGGAAAAGTAGGAAGCAAATTACTTGAACAGATAGATCAACAACAAAATTACTTATTAGAAGAATTAAAGCTTCAAGTTCGAATCATAGGATTAGCGAATAGCAAAAAAATGTATTTCAATGATCATGGAATCAATTTAAGTAATTGGGAAAAATATCTAAATCAAAAAGGGATTAAAATGAATATATATTCCTTTATGGAAGAAGTATGGCGATTTAATCTTAGAAATAGTTTATTTGTAGATAATACAGCTAGTGAAAAAATGGCCATGACTTATGATAAATTTTTAAAAAATGGAATTGGTGTTATTACTTGTAATAAAATTGCTTGTTCTTCAGACTATGATCATTATAAAAAATTAAAAACACTTTCTAGACATTTTAAAGCTCCATTTTTATTTGAAACTAATGTAGGAGCAAGCCTTCCCGTTATCAGCACATTAAATGATCTAATTAATAGCGGAGATAAAATAAACAAAATAGAAGCCGTGTTATCAGGAAGTTTAAATTTTATATTTAATCATTTTATAGAAAAAAAATCTTTTTTAGAAGTCGTAAAAGAAGCGCAATTAAAAGGATACACAGAACCTGATCCTAGAATTGATTTAAGTGGATTAGATGTTATGAGAAAAATACTAATATTAGCAAGAGAATGTGGTTCTCCATTAGAACTGAATGATATTCATAAAAAATCTTTTCTTCCAGAAACTTGTTCTAATTCTACTTCTATAGATAATTTCTATCAAGAATTACATAAATATAGGGATTATTTTTTAAAAATCAGAAGTGAAGCTGAAAAAGACAAAAAACGTTTGCGTTTTATTGCTCGTTATGAAAATGGAATAGCTTATGTTGGATTAGAATCTGTAAAAGAAATTCATCCATTTTTTCAATTAGAAGGAAAGGATAATATGGTTTTATATAACACATATCGTTACGCAGAACAACCTCTTATCATAAAAGGAGCAGGTGCTGGAGCAGAAGTTACTGCATCTGGAGTTTTTTCAGATATTATTAAAGCTACTAAGTAA
- a CDS encoding homoserine kinase gives MKGVKIFSPATVANLACGFDVIGLALDFPKDEIFLYKSNNPGIHINRTHGSSLPNDPRKNVAFVALQFLLKKYKQRHKFDKKEKIGFEIELIKNIHPGSGIGSSAASAAGVVYGANILLGKPFSTMQLIRFAMEGERVASGTAHADNVAPAIMGGVTLVRSYKPLDITKLHSPNKLWVSIIHPQIEVKTSDAREILKQKILMTDAIRQWGNIGALVAGLYKEDYELISRSLEDVIVEPIRAMLIPAFYELKIRCKEIGALGGGISGSGPSVFMLSKGNHTAKKVTEIMNQVYSPLKVDYKTYTSPINQQGVKWTKIL, from the coding sequence ATGAAGGGAGTTAAAATATTTTCACCAGCTACTGTTGCTAATTTAGCTTGCGGTTTTGATGTTATTGGATTAGCTTTAGATTTTCCTAAAGATGAAATTTTTTTATATAAATCTAATAATCCAGGAATACATATCAATCGAACACATGGATCATCGTTACCTAACGACCCAAGAAAAAACGTAGCTTTTGTTGCTTTACAATTTTTATTGAAAAAATATAAACAGAGACACAAATTTGATAAAAAAGAAAAAATAGGATTTGAAATAGAATTAATTAAAAATATTCACCCTGGAAGCGGAATAGGATCTAGTGCCGCAAGTGCAGCTGGAGTTGTTTATGGTGCTAATATTCTATTAGGAAAACCTTTTAGTACCATGCAGTTAATACGTTTTGCTATGGAAGGAGAACGTGTAGCAAGTGGGACCGCACACGCTGATAACGTTGCTCCTGCTATTATGGGTGGAGTCACATTAGTAAGAAGTTATAAACCATTAGATATCACTAAGTTACATTCTCCCAATAAATTATGGGTCAGTATTATACATCCACAAATTGAAGTAAAAACATCAGATGCTAGAGAAATTCTAAAACAAAAAATATTAATGACAGATGCGATTAGACAGTGGGGAAATATAGGTGCATTAGTAGCAGGATTATATAAAGAAGATTATGAATTAATCAGTAGATCCTTAGAAGATGTGATTGTAGAACCTATACGAGCTATGCTTATTCCAGCTTTTTATGAATTAAAAATAAGATGTAAGGAAATAGGAGCTCTGGGAGGTGGAATTTCTGGTTCAGGTCCTTCTGTTTTTATGCTTAGCAAAGGAAATCATACGGCAAAAAAAGTTACTGAAATCATGAATCAAGTATATTCTCCACTAAAAGTCGATTATAAAACTTATACTTCTCCTATCAATCAACAAGGAGTTAAATGGACTAAAATATTGTAA
- the thrC gene encoding threonine synthase: protein MLYYSLKNYKNLVSFEDAVLTGLSPDGGLYMPKWIPKLEPKFIRKLPIYDIYTIAMFVIKPYIGKYIPEKFINNIIHDTLNFSFPLKKIHDNIYVLELFHGPTLAFKDVGAKFMAGCLSFFSEKLEKNVTVLVATSGDTGGAVAKGFHKKPGIEVIILYPYNGISSLQEKQITSLGDNILALEIHGNFDDCQNMVKKAFLDKEVNKKYSLTSANSINVGRWLPQMFYYFLAYRQIIIKNPIELIFSVPSGNFGNLCAGMIAEKMGLPIKFFIASTNINDTIPRFLKSEKYHPFPVQKTISNAMDISDPSNFSRIWHLYQKNIFQLRKKLSSYKFTDEETLSVIEMIWKKYKYMLDPHGAIGYLGLRQYLQEVNITSLEPGIFLETAHPIKFFDHMPLFLQKEIIPTQEVEIFLNTKKSKNKKISLSNDFNVFKNWLLERK, encoded by the coding sequence ATGTTGTATTATAGTTTGAAAAATTATAAAAACTTAGTTTCTTTTGAAGATGCTGTTTTAACAGGTTTATCACCTGATGGAGGATTATATATGCCTAAATGGATTCCTAAATTAGAACCTAAATTTATTCGGAAACTTCCAATTTATGATATTTATACAATTGCCATGTTCGTAATAAAGCCTTATATTGGAAAATATATTCCTGAAAAATTTATTAATAATATTATTCATGATACTTTGAATTTTTCTTTTCCATTAAAAAAAATACATGATAATATTTATGTATTAGAGCTTTTTCATGGACCTACTTTAGCTTTTAAAGATGTAGGAGCAAAATTTATGGCAGGATGCTTAAGTTTTTTTTCTGAAAAATTAGAAAAAAATGTAACGGTTTTAGTTGCAACTTCAGGAGATACCGGAGGTGCAGTTGCTAAAGGATTTCATAAAAAACCTGGAATAGAAGTTATTATTTTGTATCCATATAATGGAATTAGTTCTTTACAAGAAAAACAAATCACTTCTTTAGGAGATAATATATTAGCATTGGAAATCCATGGAAATTTTGACGATTGTCAAAATATGGTTAAAAAAGCTTTTTTAGACAAAGAAGTAAATAAAAAATATTCATTAACTTCTGCCAATTCTATAAATGTAGGAAGATGGCTTCCTCAAATGTTTTATTATTTTTTAGCTTATAGACAAATCATAATAAAAAATCCGATAGAATTAATTTTTTCAGTTCCTAGTGGTAATTTTGGAAATCTTTGTGCGGGAATGATAGCTGAAAAAATGGGTTTACCTATAAAATTTTTTATTGCATCTACAAATATTAATGATACTATTCCTAGATTTTTAAAATCTGAAAAATATCATCCTTTTCCCGTACAAAAAACTATATCAAATGCTATGGATATATCTGATCCCAGTAATTTTTCTAGAATATGGCATTTATATCAAAAAAATATATTTCAATTAAGAAAAAAACTATCTTCCTATAAATTCACGGATGAAGAAACTTTATCAGTTATAGAAATGATATGGAAAAAATATAAATACATGTTAGATCCACATGGGGCTATTGGTTATTTAGGCCTTAGACAATATTTACAAGAAGTGAATATCACTTCTTTAGAACCAGGTATTTTTTTAGAAACAGCTCATCCCATTAAATTTTTTGATCATATGCCACTTTTCTTACAAAAAGAAATCATTCCTACTCAAGAAGTAGAAATATTTTTGAATACAAAAAAAAGTAAAAACAAAAAAATATCATTATCCAATGATTTTAATGTTTTCAAAAATTGGTTATTAGAAAGAAAATAA
- a CDS encoding thymidylate synthase, translating into MKQYLNLLKDVFKKGIKRKDRTGVGTISLFGYQMRFDLEKGFPVLTTKKLNVRSIIYELLWFLKGDTNIQFLIDNQVNIWNKWADKNGELGPIYGFQWRKWPDYNGHFIDQIVNIIKEIKFNPNSRRLIVSSWNVGMIQNMALPPCHLLFQFYVHKKKLSLLLYQRSADIFIGLPFNIASYALLLKMLAHVLHLKEKEFIHTIGDAHIYNNHIKQVKLQMKRTPRPLPKMIINSSVKNIFQFGFKDFELKNYNPFPHIQGDVAL; encoded by the coding sequence ATGAAACAATATTTAAATTTATTAAAAGACGTATTTAAAAAGGGAATTAAAAGAAAAGATCGTACTGGCGTAGGAACAATAAGTCTATTTGGATATCAAATGAGATTTGACTTAGAAAAAGGATTTCCTGTTTTAACTACTAAAAAATTAAATGTACGATCTATAATTTATGAACTATTATGGTTTTTAAAAGGAGATACAAATATTCAATTTTTAATAGACAATCAAGTTAATATTTGGAATAAATGGGCGGATAAAAATGGAGAATTAGGTCCTATATATGGATTTCAATGGAGAAAATGGCCAGACTATAATGGACATTTTATTGATCAAATAGTGAATATTATAAAAGAAATAAAATTTAATCCGAATTCTCGACGTTTAATAGTTTCTTCTTGGAATGTAGGAATGATTCAAAATATGGCATTACCTCCATGTCATTTATTATTTCAATTTTATGTACATAAAAAAAAATTATCGTTACTTTTATATCAAAGAAGTGCAGATATTTTTATTGGATTACCATTTAATATTGCCTCTTACGCATTGTTACTCAAAATGCTAGCACATGTTCTTCATTTAAAAGAAAAAGAATTTATTCATACTATAGGAGATGCTCATATTTATAATAATCATATTAAACAAGTAAAATTACAAATGAAAAGAACTCCAAGACCGCTTCCTAAAATGATTATCAATTCTTCTGTAAAAAATATTTTTCAATTTGGCTTCAAAGATTTTGAATTGAAAAACTATAATCCTTTTCCTCATATTCAAGGAGATGTAGCCCTTTAA
- a CDS encoding ribose-phosphate pyrophosphokinase — translation MNQKVLFFSTRSGLKLSKNIAYFYGNFLGKVQFLEFSDGEYTPCFEQSVRGSQVFLIGSTFPPVDNLMELLLMCDAARRASAYNITLVIPYFGWARQDHKDQPRTPIAAKLIANLIVASGATRVMTMDLHADQIQGFFDIPVDHLYASRIFIDYIKKLNIDQLTIASPDMGGAKRARSYAGYLGTDVVICYKERKKANEIEFMNLIGDVKEKNIILIDDMVDTAGTLTEAANLIKKQGAKSVRAIATHPVLSGYSYEKIRQSAIEELVVTDTIPINQIKKNDKIKILSCAPLFAEVMQSVHKYESISNKFII, via the coding sequence ATGAATCAAAAAGTTCTCTTCTTTTCTACAAGAAGCGGGTTAAAATTATCAAAAAATATAGCTTATTTTTACGGAAATTTTCTGGGAAAAGTCCAATTTCTAGAATTTAGTGATGGAGAATATACTCCTTGTTTTGAACAATCTGTTCGTGGTTCTCAAGTATTTTTGATTGGTTCTACTTTTCCTCCAGTAGATAATTTAATGGAATTATTATTAATGTGCGATGCCGCTCGTAGAGCTTCAGCTTATAATATCACACTTGTAATTCCGTATTTTGGATGGGCTAGACAAGATCATAAAGATCAACCTAGAACTCCTATTGCAGCAAAACTTATAGCAAATTTAATAGTAGCGTCAGGGGCAACTAGAGTCATGACCATGGATTTACATGCAGATCAAATTCAAGGGTTTTTTGATATACCTGTGGATCATTTATATGCATCTAGGATATTTATTGATTATATTAAAAAGTTAAACATAGATCAATTGACCATTGCTTCACCAGATATGGGTGGAGCTAAAAGAGCTAGAAGCTATGCAGGTTATTTAGGTACAGATGTAGTAATCTGTTATAAAGAAAGAAAAAAAGCAAATGAAATAGAATTCATGAATCTCATAGGAGATGTAAAAGAAAAAAATATTATACTTATAGATGACATGGTAGATACGGCTGGTACTTTAACAGAAGCTGCTAATTTAATAAAAAAACAAGGAGCTAAAAGTGTACGTGCTATAGCGACTCATCCTGTTTTATCAGGTTATTCATATGAAAAAATACGTCAATCCGCGATTGAAGAATTGGTGGTTACAGATACGATTCCTATCAATCAAATAAAGAAAAATGATAAAATTAAAATTTTATCTTGTGCTCCACTTTTTGCAGAAGTAATGCAATCAGTACATAAATACGAGTCTATTAGTAATAAATTTATAATATGA
- a CDS encoding 50S ribosomal protein L25, whose translation MKYVNIYGNKRKIGKKAVRSIRFSGKIPCILYGKNVNIPFSTSLENLRKIVYTAEVYGVILKIEGYNQNINAIRKEIQFDPVNEKILHVDFYKIDKSKPIILEIPVKSFGRPIGVAKGGEYYSSIRKLKVKAYLHNIPEQIKFNINDLDIGNRITVKDLHNDQYTILHPSHTLIASVKNSRTSTTTIKEVQEEKEDKK comes from the coding sequence ATGAAATATGTAAACATATACGGTAATAAAAGAAAAATTGGGAAAAAAGCAGTTCGTTCAATTCGATTTTCTGGAAAAATACCATGTATTTTGTATGGAAAAAATGTAAATATTCCATTTTCTACTTCATTAGAAAATTTAAGAAAAATAGTATATACTGCAGAAGTATATGGGGTTATTCTTAAAATAGAAGGATATAATCAAAATATAAATGCCATTCGAAAGGAAATACAATTTGATCCTGTTAACGAAAAAATATTACATGTGGATTTTTATAAAATTGATAAATCTAAACCTATTATATTAGAAATTCCTGTTAAATCTTTTGGTAGACCTATTGGAGTAGCAAAAGGAGGAGAATATTATTCTTCTATTAGAAAATTAAAAGTAAAAGCATATCTTCATAATATTCCAGAACAGATTAAATTTAATATTAATGATTTGGACATAGGAAATAGAATAACTGTAAAAGATTTACATAATGATCAATACACAATATTACATCCTTCTCATACATTGATAGCAAGTGTAAAAAATTCCCGTACAAGTACAACAACTATTAAAGAAGTTCAAGAAGAAAAAGAAGATAAAAAATAA
- a CDS encoding nucleoside deaminase — MKIALKEAFIAFHKNEIPIGAAIIYKNMVIAKAHNLTETLCNMTAHAEMLVINLASNYLKNKYIKKCTLYVTLEPCVMCAGALFWSQIGRVVCGASNPSKRGFLCSGIKLHPKTEFVSGIMKNQCKALIQEFFFYKRNCTVIK; from the coding sequence ATGAAAATAGCTTTAAAGGAGGCTTTTATTGCTTTTCATAAAAATGAAATTCCTATAGGAGCTGCAATTATATATAAAAATATGGTTATAGCAAAAGCTCACAATTTGACTGAAACTTTATGTAACATGACTGCGCATGCAGAAATGTTAGTAATTAATTTAGCATCTAATTACTTGAAAAATAAATACATAAAAAAATGTACTTTATATGTCACATTAGAGCCATGTGTAATGTGTGCTGGGGCCTTGTTTTGGTCTCAAATAGGAAGAGTTGTTTGTGGAGCTTCTAATCCATCAAAAAGAGGATTTTTGTGTTCTGGTATTAAATTACATCCTAAAACAGAATTTGTATCTGGAATCATGAAAAATCAATGTAAAGCTCTTATACAAGAATTCTTTTTTTATAAAAGAAACTGTACTGTAATAAAATAA
- a CDS encoding DedA family protein, translating to MSDIWDFFQHLFNPRWIFLYFGNTALFILLAIVFAETGLFIGFFLPGDSLLFTAGIFGEDLCKNFYNVPFFVIILIVAGVAILGNIQGYWLGYKSGKLLYKKKDSFFFKKKHLILAKLFYNKYKKTALIMSRFLPMFRSFAPIVAGAIRIDFKKFMIYNIIGALAWSFSIMLAGHYLDKNFPELKNHLEWIILLIVLITTLPIIFKMKISKNKKKKIFI from the coding sequence ATGTCAGATATTTGGGATTTCTTTCAGCACTTATTTAATCCTAGATGGATATTTTTATATTTTGGAAATACAGCTTTATTCATTCTTTTAGCTATTGTTTTTGCGGAAACAGGGTTATTTATTGGTTTCTTCTTACCTGGAGATTCTTTATTATTTACTGCTGGAATTTTTGGAGAAGATTTGTGTAAAAATTTTTATAATGTACCTTTTTTTGTAATTATTTTAATCGTAGCTGGTGTTGCTATTCTTGGAAATATACAAGGTTATTGGCTAGGATACAAATCTGGAAAACTGTTATACAAAAAAAAGGATTCCTTTTTTTTTAAAAAAAAACATTTAATTCTGGCAAAATTGTTTTATAATAAATATAAAAAAACGGCTCTTATCATGAGTCGTTTTCTCCCTATGTTTCGTTCTTTTGCTCCTATTGTAGCAGGAGCAATTCGCATAGATTTTAAAAAATTTATGATATATAACATTATTGGAGCTCTTGCTTGGAGTTTTTCTATTATGTTAGCTGGACATTATTTAGATAAGAATTTTCCTGAATTAAAAAATCATCTTGAATGGATTATTTTATTGATTGTGTTGATTACAACTTTACCAATTATTTTCAAAATGAAAATAAGCAAGAATAAAAAGAAAAAAATATTTATCTAA
- the aroB gene encoding 3-dehydroquinate synthase, producing MKIKKRGEFIYFNKKAYDVLKNYLLHKVDSIKNIFILVDDITHAHCLPILFQNINFLKKSNVIKIKSGEEEKNINTCIQICKNLEKFKATRKSLIINLGGGVITDIGGFVASIFKRGIRFINIPTTLLGMVDAAIGYKTGVNLNYIKNEIGSFYIPEFLIIDTHFLRTLPNKEIVSGMAEMLKHGLIASQNFWEQMIQIQTDIMIQNENKWMNLIHQSILIKQNIVNQDPKEEGLRKILNFGHTIGHALESYFMNINKILHGIAVIMGMIYESWISCKINGLSISDYKEIKSILSTLCPIENKISGLEIKKLLFIMEHDKKNEKNKIQFSLLKEIGKCSYNCQVPSSLIKESFLN from the coding sequence ATGAAAATAAAAAAAAGGGGGGAATTCATATATTTTAATAAAAAAGCTTATGATGTGCTTAAAAATTATCTACTTCATAAAGTTGATTCCATAAAAAATATATTCATTTTGGTGGATGATATAACTCACGCACATTGTCTTCCCATTCTTTTTCAGAACATAAATTTTTTAAAAAAATCTAATGTAATTAAGATTAAATCAGGGGAAGAAGAAAAAAATATAAATACGTGTATTCAAATATGTAAAAATTTAGAAAAATTTAAAGCAACTAGAAAAAGTTTAATTATAAATTTAGGAGGAGGGGTCATAACAGATATTGGAGGGTTTGTTGCTTCTATATTTAAACGAGGAATTCGTTTTATTAATATTCCTACTACTTTGTTGGGAATGGTTGATGCAGCTATAGGATACAAAACAGGAGTAAATCTAAATTATATAAAAAATGAAATAGGATCTTTTTATATTCCAGAATTTTTAATCATTGACACACATTTTTTAAGAACACTTCCAAATAAAGAAATTGTTTCTGGAATGGCTGAAATGTTAAAACATGGATTGATAGCTAGTCAAAATTTTTGGGAACAAATGATTCAAATACAAACAGATATTATGATTCAAAATGAAAATAAATGGATGAATTTAATTCATCAATCTATATTGATTAAACAAAATATTGTTAATCAAGATCCTAAAGAGGAAGGGTTAAGAAAAATTCTTAATTTTGGGCACACTATTGGACATGCTTTAGAGAGTTATTTTATGAATATTAATAAAATATTACATGGAATTGCTGTAATTATGGGGATGATTTATGAATCATGGATTTCTTGTAAAATTAATGGTTTATCTATATCTGATTATAAAGAAATCAAATCAATACTTTCAACATTATGTCCAATAGAAAATAAAATTTCTGGTTTAGAGATTAAAAAATTATTGTTTATTATGGAACATGATAAAAAAAATGAAAAAAATAAAATTCAATTTTCTTTATTAAAAGAAATAGGAAAATGTTCATATAATTGTCAAGTTCCGTCTTCCTTAATTAAGGAAAGTTTTTTGAACTAA